A region of the Planctomycetaceae bacterium genome:
CTGAATTTCGCCGTCCTGAACTCGCACTTCGTAGGTTTCCGTCTTGATGCCGCTGCGCGAATTGTCCAGCCAGGTACCGTCCTGCAGACTGAAGCACCATGCGTGCCAGGGACACATTACGGCTCCCGTTTCGGTGACGTGGCCGTCAGACAGCGACGCTCCCATGTGCGGGCAGAAGTCGTTAATCGCAAGATATCTGCCCTGATGCAGAAAGACGCCGACCATCGTTCCGCTGACATTGAAGCAGCGTCCCTGGCCTTCCGGGATGTCTCCGGTCTTGGCAACGGTCTGAAAATCGGACATCGGCAGCAGTTCGCAGGCGGGAATTCTGACGGGAGCATGCATCCAAACGTTTCGGCGCGTCGAGATTGTTGTGGCCGCTGCGGGCCGGGTCAAACGGCGACGGAGTGGATCCCGGATCGCGTGAACTCGCCGGCTGTCGATTGCGTCCGTACTGTGGGACTCGCTGATTCGACTCAGACATTGCTGCTCACCGCCTGGTGCAGCCGCTACAATTCGGCAACTTCAGAACGCGAACAGTTGTTGCGGCGCTCCGGAGGACGTTTCCTGTTCAGCTCATGCTGAGTGCCTGAAATCATGTTTGTCGATCGTGTGATCTTGTATTGTCGAGCCGGCGACGGCGGAAATGGCTGTTGCAGCTTTCGGCGCGAAAAATATGTCCCTCGCGGCGGTCCCGACGGCGGTGACGGCGGCGACGGCGGCGACGTGATTATCGAAGCCAACCGAAATCTCGGGTCGCTGACCAACCTGACCGGTCACCGGCACTGGAACGCCGAACGCGGCCAGCACGGGATGGGCAGCCTGATGACCGGTCGTAACGGCCGGGACACGGTCATCCTGGTACCGCCGGGCACACTTGTGATCGACGCTCAGCACGGTCACGTGCTAAAGGATCTGCAGCATCACGGACAGCAGGTCAGGATTGCCAAAGGCGGCAAGGGCGGTCTAGGAAACAAGCGATTCGCCACCGCCACAAATCAGGCTCCGCGGGAATGCGAACCCGGTCACACCGGTGAATACCGCGAAATCGTGCTGGAACTGAAGCTGATCGCTGACGTCGGGCTGGTTGGAAAACCCAACGCCGGCAAGTCGACGCTGCTGTCCCGCGTTTCGCGGGCGACGCCGGAAATCGCCGACTATCCGTTTACCACGAAGTACCCGAATCTGGGTGTCGTTCAGGTCAACATGGATCAGCAGTATGTGCTCGCCGACATTCCGGGACTGATTGAGGGTGCTCACGCGGGAGCCGGCCTGGGGCACGAGTTTCTGAAGCACGTCGAACGCACTCGGCTGCTGGTCCACATGGTCGAACCGGCTCCGATGGACCAGTCCGATCCGCTGGACAACTACGCTCAAATTCGCGAAGAACTGGAAAAGTACAACCCGTC
Encoded here:
- a CDS encoding Rieske (2Fe-2S) protein; protein product: MHAPVRIPACELLPMSDFQTVAKTGDIPEGQGRCFNVSGTMVGVFLHQGRYLAINDFCPHMGASLSDGHVTETGAVMCPWHAWCFSLQDGTWLDNSRSGIKTETYEVRVQDGEIQVRVPDPGQPRIPPTSVAT
- the obgE gene encoding GTPase ObgE; its protein translation is MFVDRVILYCRAGDGGNGCCSFRREKYVPRGGPDGGDGGDGGDVIIEANRNLGSLTNLTGHRHWNAERGQHGMGSLMTGRNGRDTVILVPPGTLVIDAQHGHVLKDLQHHGQQVRIAKGGKGGLGNKRFATATNQAPRECEPGHTGEYREIVLELKLIADVGLVGKPNAGKSTLLSRVSRATPEIADYPFTTKYPNLGVVQVNMDQQYVLADIPGLIEGAHAGAGLGHEFLKHVERTRLLVHMVEPAPMDQSDPLDNYAQIREELEKYNPSLAHRPEILCVTKAELPDAETCAELLRETSGREVLLISSVTGKGLAELNRLIVQRLEELEPEDAETSEISAIPD